Proteins encoded by one window of Methanomassiliicoccaceae archaeon:
- a CDS encoding regulator of amino acid metabolism, contains ACT domain protein encodes MDHIRKQFDRYPSQGRVADVMLKYGICEKSGKAFCGDVEIADSALARSAGVDRRVVRSTLERMHSTPELDAVFSKLRPILMLDRIASEIDCSVIEIVPEDATMPGILADVASVIYRAGLSVRQAVVDDNGERKDSQLIVVVDGQIPAELIPLLRRCRGVSGINIR; translated from the coding sequence ATGGACCACATCCGGAAGCAGTTCGACCGATATCCATCTCAGGGAAGGGTTGCCGACGTTATGCTCAAGTACGGCATATGTGAAAAGAGCGGCAAGGCCTTCTGCGGAGACGTGGAGATCGCAGATTCAGCGCTGGCCCGTTCCGCAGGTGTCGACCGCCGTGTCGTCAGGTCCACATTGGAGAGGATGCACTCGACCCCTGAACTCGACGCTGTGTTCTCGAAACTAAGACCTATCCTCATGCTGGACCGCATAGCTTCCGAGATCGACTGCTCCGTCATCGAGATTGTTCCCGAGGACGCCACTATGCCCGGCATACTGGCGGACGTCGCCTCTGTCATTTACAGGGCAGGCCTGTCGGTAAGGCAGGCCGTGGTCGACGACAACGGCGAAAGAAAGGACTCTCAGCTCATAGTGGTGGTAGACGGCCAGATACCGGCCGAGCTGATCCCACTGCTGCGCAGATGCCGCGGAGTATCCGGAATTAACATCCGCTGA
- a CDS encoding methylamine methyltransferase corrinoid protein reductive activase, which translates to MTRYCIALDIGTSGLRCQAIDMDTKETVATSITQRHPIPGMNVIDHVNFAIRSGEDAATGLLRGAINALFKTLKIDLSKVESVGVCGNPFQLSLFQGIEIRDLAYAGKNMLEDLGVVPPKRDGAVLSATDAGLEGMPNARVIIPPAVRHEIGADAMAMLMMTDVLDEEEPCLVVDYGTNAEMALIYEGKIITGSAAAGPAMEGQEIERGMLASPGAICDVEITPKGWKCYVLDETMATKEGDTIDPLSGEVVKKGPMSGKATGITGTGVVAALYCGLTSGIIVPPNITTRDCKLHLQDGIDISSKDVEEAGKAIGALRAGFLTLLHEAGLWADDVKKAYMSGASGLYVDAKKALAIGMVVPGAERIVQFGNTSIGLARKVAMDEISMDDLKEFANKLRADHCMFATAQVFKDIYSIEYAIWAQGMPMNEYNNMLDVYDLPPIKDPIQDPDVKRYAERDLPDTENSPIHVLENPGTLLRGKVEGCIACRKCERICPEHAMKITKESDGNYANIRTDLCGGYACSRCERECPENVLNYKGLRLSDRRQKADRPL; encoded by the coding sequence ATGACCAGATACTGCATAGCATTAGACATCGGGACAAGCGGCCTCCGCTGCCAGGCGATCGACATGGATACAAAGGAGACGGTAGCGACCTCCATAACACAGCGCCATCCGATACCGGGAATGAACGTCATAGATCACGTAAACTTCGCCATAAGATCCGGGGAAGATGCCGCGACAGGCCTCCTGAGGGGAGCGATAAACGCACTTTTCAAGACCCTTAAAATCGACCTGAGCAAGGTCGAATCAGTAGGTGTGTGCGGGAACCCTTTCCAACTTTCGCTGTTCCAGGGCATTGAGATAAGGGACCTGGCATACGCAGGCAAGAACATGCTCGAAGACCTGGGAGTAGTCCCGCCCAAGAGAGACGGTGCGGTGCTAAGCGCCACGGACGCAGGTCTCGAGGGGATGCCGAACGCCAGGGTGATAATTCCTCCTGCGGTAAGGCACGAGATAGGGGCGGATGCAATGGCCATGCTCATGATGACAGACGTCCTCGACGAGGAAGAGCCGTGCCTGGTAGTAGATTACGGAACCAACGCGGAAATGGCGCTGATATATGAAGGCAAGATAATAACAGGGTCTGCCGCGGCGGGACCGGCGATGGAAGGACAGGAGATCGAGAGGGGCATGCTCGCCTCCCCCGGCGCAATATGCGACGTTGAAATAACGCCGAAAGGATGGAAATGTTACGTTCTGGATGAAACAATGGCCACAAAAGAAGGCGATACGATCGATCCTCTGTCCGGAGAGGTCGTAAAGAAAGGACCCATGTCCGGCAAGGCGACAGGAATCACAGGCACAGGTGTAGTAGCTGCGCTCTACTGCGGGTTAACGTCCGGAATAATCGTTCCGCCCAATATCACGACGCGCGACTGCAAGCTCCATCTTCAGGACGGCATAGATATCTCTTCAAAAGATGTGGAAGAGGCCGGAAAGGCCATCGGGGCCCTGAGGGCAGGTTTCCTGACATTGCTTCATGAAGCTGGTCTTTGGGCGGACGATGTCAAGAAGGCGTATATGTCTGGAGCTTCCGGCCTTTACGTCGATGCGAAGAAGGCGCTCGCTATCGGAATGGTGGTTCCCGGAGCAGAAAGGATCGTTCAGTTCGGTAATACTTCCATAGGCCTCGCGCGCAAGGTCGCCATGGACGAGATATCGATGGACGATCTGAAGGAGTTCGCCAATAAATTGAGAGCGGACCACTGTATGTTCGCCACGGCCCAGGTCTTCAAAGACATCTACTCTATCGAATATGCCATATGGGCCCAGGGAATGCCCATGAATGAGTACAACAATATGCTGGACGTCTATGACCTTCCCCCGATCAAGGACCCTATACAGGACCCGGATGTCAAGCGCTATGCAGAGAGGGACCTGCCCGATACAGAGAATTCGCCAATACATGTGCTCGAGAATCCCGGAACTCTTTTGAGAGGAAAGGTCGAAGGATGCATCGCATGTCGTAAGTGCGAGCGTATCTGCCCCGAGCATGCGATGAAGATCACAAAGGAAAGCGACGGGAACTATGCAAACATACGCACGGACCTCTGCGGAGGATACGCATGCAGCAGGTGCGAGCGCGAATGTCCGGAGAATGTTCTCAACTATAAGGGGCTGAGGCTGAGCGACCGTCGTCAAAAGGCGGACCGACCTCTGTAA